In candidate division KSB1 bacterium, a single genomic region encodes these proteins:
- a CDS encoding Uma2 family endonuclease, translated as MAIAIVDIPDRLRVFTYEDYLNLPDNGKRYEIINGELYMAPAPTLDHQDTIGEFYLTIGNFLKTNPIGKIYLAPTDIIFSDIDVMQPDLIFVSKEKFDILTRDNIQGAPDLVIEVLSPGTEKRDRTIKLKAYSKFGVLEYWMASDEKATVEVWRRRGKKLDFHAVLDKTQTLATPLLPGLEISLQKIFRQ; from the coding sequence ATGGCGATTGCAATTGTTGATATACCCGACCGCCTCAGGGTTTTTACCTATGAGGATTATTTAAATCTGCCCGACAACGGGAAACGGTACGAAATTATTAACGGGGAGCTTTATATGGCACCAGCACCGACTCTTGATCATCAAGACACAATTGGAGAATTTTATCTCACCATCGGTAATTTTCTCAAAACCAATCCCATCGGCAAAATTTATTTAGCGCCCACTGATATCATTTTTTCGGATATCGACGTCATGCAGCCCGATCTCATTTTCGTCTCGAAAGAAAAGTTCGATATTCTTACCCGCGACAACATCCAAGGCGCGCCGGATTTGGTGATCGAAGTTTTGTCTCCCGGCACGGAAAAACGCGACCGCACCATCAAGCTGAAAGCCTATTCAAAATTCGGCGTGTTGGAATATTGGATGGCAAGCGACGAAAAAGCGACTGTCGAAGTTTGGCGCCGGCGCGGCAAAAAATTGGATTTTCACGCCGTGCTGGACAAAACGCAAACGCTCGCCACGCCGCTGTTGCCGGGCTTGGAAATTTCGCTGCAAAAAATCTTTCGGCAATGA